The following DNA comes from Bacteroidota bacterium.
GTAGATTTTAGCCGCAAAGCATCGATGAATAATATTGGAAAAGAACACTTGGAATTTTTCCATGATGCCGATTGCATGAAACTTAATTTGGGTGCGGTGCGTTATAGCGACGGTCTTGTAATGCATGATGAAGCACATCCCGATTTGCATAAATTTGCTGGCAAGATGGGAACTCCTATAATGAAACATATTGAAGAAGAATCGTCAGTTGATGGGTACACACAATTTTATGCCGACCTTATTACGCAGAATAACTAATAGATTTAGTTTAGTTTTTCTTGTAATTTTATTTATATCTTTTTCTTGTAAAAAAGGCACAGGTCTTATCGGTATTGGAACCAACTCTGATGGCTTTGTGGGAGAAGTAATAGATACTTTTACAGTAAATACTTATACGCTTCCCGATGATACTTTACGAAGTACAGGATGGCCTGCACACCCTATCGGGCACTTGGACGACCTTATGTTTGGAAAGACAGATGCAGGGATGGTATTCCGATTATTATTGCCCAAAGAGAATTTAACTTTTCCTACCACGGTGCATATCGATTCAGTTCGCTTGTCCATGTGCTATGCTGCGGGTACAGTATTATACGGAGATACCACCAAGTCGCAAACGTTGATGGTAAGTGAAATATCCGACCAACTGTATCAAGATACTACTTACTTATCTACCCAAAAAGTAAATAAAATAGCTAAAGTAGGTAGTTGGACTGGGTTGCATAATATACATGACGATATACATTTTGTGGTGAAAGGCACTAAGTATTTTGAGCTTCCACAAGTTCGTTTTAATGTTGATACTAATTTTGGGCGAAAGATTGTAAACGGTGGTAGTTTTCTGGCAACGAGTAACGATTTTGCCAATTTGGTAAAGGGATTATATATAGAAGCTGACCCCAATAACCCCGGAAATGTAATTTCATTTACCACTTCAACTTATCAGTTCAGTCACCTTACTATTTTTTATAATGATTCAGAATATGTGGCATTTCCATTAACCATCGATGGCAATAACCCTGGTCTTCATTTCAGCACTTTTAGCCATAATTTTTCGGGTACTCTTGTTGACATAGCACGAACAAATCCTACGCAAATACAACAACAATCTTTTATACAAGCCGCTGCCGGAAACAAAATGCGAGTAGAAATACCCCACCTTTCTAATTTTTTCGCAATGGCCAAAGGGAAAGGATTGAGCATACAAAAGGCAGAAATATTAATTGAAGGCGATTTAAACAATACTTTTAATGGACTGTATCCATTGCCTAAAAGTATATTATTATTTCACCATGATGGTAAAGGAAAAGAAGAGCCCATTTTAGATCGTTACGACAAATATTTTTATACCTCTTCGGGTCAAGGGTATCCGCTGTCATTGCCTTCCGCATATTTTGGAGGGAAACAATATGATGGAAATAAATATAG
Coding sequences within:
- a CDS encoding DUF4270 family protein; translated protein: MPTLLRRITNRFSLVFLVILFISFSCKKGTGLIGIGTNSDGFVGEVIDTFTVNTYTLPDDTLRSTGWPAHPIGHLDDLMFGKTDAGMVFRLLLPKENLTFPTTVHIDSVRLSMCYAAGTVLYGDTTKSQTLMVSEISDQLYQDTTYLSTQKVNKIAKVGSWTGLHNIHDDIHFVVKGTKYFELPQVRFNVDTNFGRKIVNGGSFLATSNDFANLVKGLYIEADPNNPGNVISFTTSTYQFSHLTIFYNDSEYVAFPLTIDGNNPGLHFSTFSHNFSGTLVDIARTNPTQIQQQSFIQAAAGNKMRVEIPHLSNFFAMAKGKGLSIQKAEILIEGDLNNTFNGLYPLPKSILLFHHDGKGKEEPILDRYDKYFYTSSGQGYPLSLPSAYFGGKQYDGNKYSLPFTRQLQNALNNYLLTGTNNIHGFYVTIPTAIPVGSARMIVPQGNVKLKITYSPAP